The following proteins come from a genomic window of Pyxidicoccus sp. MSG2:
- a CDS encoding urease accessory protein UreD: protein MDAPTSTEAPSRTGRAGFARLAFERAGPRTVVRTALAHSPLRLLTPRNHGHAAWAYTSSLGGGLVDGDHVSLEVDVAPGASALVSTQGANRVYRSPNGCRSELTARVEEGALLAVVPDPTVCFTGARYAQAFDLHLHSSASLVFVDLVTSGRDASGERWAFTHYTSTLRVRVDGRARVDERWLLDPAHGPLPERLGRFNALASVLLLGPALASARESLSTQLAALPVSSRAALIPSVSPLGTDGLLLRAAAVSVEELLRATRAWLSFLPTLLGDDPWARRV from the coding sequence ATGGATGCCCCCACTTCCACGGAAGCGCCCTCCCGCACCGGACGCGCCGGCTTCGCGCGGCTCGCCTTCGAGCGCGCGGGGCCGCGCACCGTGGTGCGCACCGCGCTCGCCCACAGTCCGCTGCGGCTGCTCACCCCGCGCAACCACGGCCATGCCGCGTGGGCGTACACCAGCTCGCTGGGCGGCGGGCTGGTGGACGGGGACCATGTCTCGTTGGAGGTGGACGTGGCACCGGGCGCCTCCGCGCTCGTGTCCACCCAGGGCGCCAACCGCGTCTACCGCTCTCCCAACGGCTGCCGCAGCGAGCTCACCGCCCGCGTGGAGGAAGGTGCGCTGCTCGCCGTGGTGCCGGACCCCACGGTGTGCTTCACCGGCGCGCGGTATGCGCAGGCGTTCGACCTGCACCTGCACTCCAGCGCCTCGCTCGTCTTCGTGGACCTCGTCACCTCCGGCCGTGACGCCAGCGGCGAGCGCTGGGCCTTCACGCACTACACATCCACACTGCGAGTCCGCGTGGACGGCCGCGCCCGCGTGGACGAGCGCTGGCTGCTGGACCCGGCACACGGGCCCCTGCCCGAGCGCCTGGGCCGCTTCAACGCGCTGGCCTCCGTGCTCCTCCTGGGCCCGGCGCTGGCCTCCGCCCGCGAGTCGCTCTCCACCCAGCTCGCCGCGCTGCCCGTGTCCTCCCGCGCGGCGCTGATTCCCTCCGTCAGTCCGCTCGGCACCGACGGCCTGCTGCTGCGCGCCGCCGCCGTCTCCGTGGAGGAATTGCTGCGCGCCACCCGCGCCTGGCTGTCCTTCCTGCCGACCCTGCTGGGCGACGACCCGTGGGCGCGGCGCGTGTAG
- a CDS encoding Ig-like domain-containing protein encodes MRSILWMWTALVCLAVGCEPTQGDSQEPLESTPRARAEQLAVERGFDLREATLVEKPGGTGLRHQLQLRGVPVWGLEAKTAQGQTHFTNARLAPGVRAETKPRVTQEQAVQAALERLADASAQLTGAQLVLLPQEERRRRADAPPATVALPNAAHYERVVTGFTLVYRLELSTRDPDLPVETPWIADVDALSGQVLKLTPLRFDAGDFRTVTGYGLNSGTHSFLTFYDSSEQLYELRDTHGNIFKSTSSDSDIYFSYTPRFGDGKVFTTSNEPDSVNGETAAVDAFYAVNMTWTFFNTILKRDGPNGRGRPMPVRLHLPDANAYYSPSPTKPQLLVGYTWLITFPMKPYRVPLTATDIIAHELGHDFFWSELSSDGMASDLSNTELNGISEGTGDIIGFLTELTRDAIRGGRQPSYIDQMVPQTSNYTLGEQVGQVSRNLLIPTYNEWYDGIGRQDEHKSSGPISLMFLRLAYGCEPMPSSGSWTEKNCPRIPEGFAGIGPVRAARIWALTLANMPMGADYLQTRELALEVARQEDSVTGEQQRKAVAYAFAAIAVGGRPDEDPPRTTLSCQQVALDIRCTGSVTDAGQIPGEPLRPAQLSVLGTSLKNSLLDWQFTQTFPGTSLSTASYVIQLKAWDGWNNVATRTVTVAFDKTGPQATLSRLGTPKQPLLSVTATDPSGILKVEFLEGTQLLATVLTPPYDKTFDTSTWSDGTHAMVAKVYDSFNNVTVLNHALLVDNTRPVVTMTVGGGTTPPFPVNATATDASALVRADFKVDGLVFATRTTGSPYSATYSPVDPLPHNLTVEVTDSFGNKGTATVAAPLDKAPPAVTFSAQQGYTGTMTLTVGTSDTCGVQYPYALYVDGTLVGQPTTPGYVVVMAAEAVSVGVHAFQALVRDNCGNLTQFQTTFSKVYTPPGISSIARDDTQPKKPKFTVQCNDFDGVHHVEMRENGAVLQSDSTPPYEFVVDTTTRADRDYSMLFQCFDVYGAWSPPESRTVTADNTAPVIQGFTMYGSGHSYQVAVSTISDPRGLKTVVLRGGLGIDPTFRTTLTQPPWFYNLLFAASLDLNTSYAVWVDATDKWGNLRTDMYFCPLDTDTTQNAYLPCTLYSSQTQSSQLQAYVPLSWGG; translated from the coding sequence ATGCGAAGCATTCTCTGGATGTGGACGGCACTCGTGTGCCTGGCGGTGGGGTGCGAGCCCACTCAGGGGGACTCACAGGAGCCACTGGAATCAACGCCCCGGGCCCGCGCGGAGCAACTGGCCGTGGAGCGCGGCTTCGACCTGCGCGAGGCGACGCTGGTGGAGAAGCCCGGGGGGACGGGGCTGCGCCATCAACTGCAACTGCGGGGCGTGCCCGTCTGGGGCCTGGAGGCGAAGACGGCGCAGGGCCAGACGCACTTCACCAACGCCCGGCTGGCGCCCGGCGTGCGCGCCGAGACGAAGCCCCGGGTGACGCAGGAGCAGGCGGTACAGGCCGCCCTGGAGCGGCTGGCGGACGCTTCCGCGCAACTGACCGGCGCCCAGCTCGTGCTGCTGCCCCAGGAGGAGCGCCGACGCAGGGCGGATGCCCCACCCGCGACCGTCGCGCTCCCCAATGCCGCGCACTACGAGCGGGTGGTGACGGGCTTCACGCTCGTCTACCGGCTGGAGCTGTCCACGCGTGACCCGGACCTCCCAGTCGAGACGCCGTGGATTGCTGACGTGGACGCCCTGTCGGGGCAGGTGCTGAAGCTGACCCCGCTCCGGTTCGATGCGGGCGATTTCCGGACCGTCACCGGGTACGGCCTCAACTCCGGGACCCATTCGTTCCTCACCTTCTACGACTCGAGCGAGCAGCTGTACGAGCTCCGGGACACGCACGGGAACATCTTCAAGAGCACCTCGTCCGACTCCGACATCTACTTCAGCTACACCCCGAGGTTCGGCGACGGGAAGGTGTTCACCACCAGCAACGAACCGGACAGCGTGAACGGGGAGACCGCGGCGGTGGACGCGTTCTACGCCGTGAACATGACGTGGACCTTCTTCAACACCATCCTCAAGCGCGACGGGCCCAACGGGCGCGGCAGGCCCATGCCCGTCCGGCTCCACCTCCCCGACGCCAACGCGTACTACTCCCCCAGTCCCACCAAGCCGCAGCTCCTGGTGGGCTATACTTGGCTCATCACCTTCCCCATGAAGCCGTACCGCGTCCCCCTGACGGCGACCGACATCATCGCCCACGAGCTCGGGCATGACTTCTTCTGGTCGGAGCTCTCTTCGGACGGGATGGCCTCGGACCTCAGCAATACCGAGCTGAACGGCATCAGCGAGGGCACGGGGGACATCATCGGATTCCTCACCGAGCTCACCCGGGATGCCATCAGGGGCGGACGCCAGCCCAGCTACATCGACCAGATGGTGCCCCAGACCTCCAACTACACCCTTGGCGAGCAGGTCGGGCAGGTCTCCCGCAACCTCCTCATCCCCACCTACAACGAGTGGTACGACGGCATCGGCAGGCAGGACGAGCACAAGTCCTCCGGCCCCATCTCGCTGATGTTCCTGCGGCTCGCGTACGGCTGTGAGCCCATGCCCTCCTCGGGGAGCTGGACGGAGAAGAACTGCCCGCGAATTCCCGAGGGCTTCGCCGGCATCGGTCCCGTGCGCGCGGCGCGCATCTGGGCGCTGACGCTGGCGAACATGCCCATGGGCGCGGACTACCTCCAGACCCGGGAGCTGGCCCTCGAGGTGGCGCGCCAGGAGGACAGCGTGACCGGAGAGCAGCAGCGCAAGGCGGTGGCCTACGCCTTCGCGGCCATCGCCGTGGGCGGCCGGCCCGACGAGGACCCTCCGCGGACGACGCTGTCCTGCCAGCAGGTGGCCCTCGACATCCGGTGCACCGGTAGCGTCACCGACGCCGGGCAGATTCCCGGCGAGCCCCTGCGGCCCGCCCAGCTTTCCGTGCTGGGCACCTCGCTGAAGAACTCGCTGCTGGACTGGCAGTTCACGCAGACGTTCCCCGGCACGTCGCTCTCCACCGCGAGCTACGTCATCCAGCTGAAGGCCTGGGACGGCTGGAACAACGTGGCCACCCGGACCGTCACCGTCGCCTTCGACAAGACGGGGCCGCAGGCCACGCTGTCCCGCCTGGGCACCCCCAAGCAGCCCCTGCTCAGCGTCACGGCCACCGACCCCTCGGGCATCCTCAAGGTCGAGTTCCTCGAAGGCACCCAGCTGCTGGCCACGGTGCTCACCCCGCCCTACGACAAGACCTTCGACACCTCCACCTGGAGCGACGGCACCCACGCCATGGTCGCGAAGGTGTATGACTCGTTCAACAACGTCACCGTCCTCAACCACGCGCTGCTGGTGGACAACACCCGGCCGGTGGTGACAATGACCGTGGGCGGCGGCACCACCCCGCCCTTCCCCGTCAACGCCACCGCGACGGATGCCTCGGCGCTGGTCCGCGCGGACTTCAAGGTGGACGGGCTCGTCTTCGCCACCCGCACCACGGGCTCTCCCTACTCGGCGACGTACTCGCCGGTGGACCCGCTGCCCCACAACCTCACCGTGGAGGTGACGGACTCCTTCGGGAACAAGGGCACCGCCACCGTGGCCGCGCCGCTCGACAAGGCGCCTCCCGCCGTGACGTTCAGCGCCCAGCAGGGCTACACCGGCACCATGACGCTCACCGTCGGCACGTCCGACACCTGCGGCGTCCAGTACCCGTATGCCCTGTACGTGGACGGCACCCTCGTGGGCCAGCCCACCACGCCCGGCTACGTCGTGGTCATGGCCGCCGAGGCGGTATCCGTCGGAGTGCACGCCTTCCAGGCCCTGGTCCGGGACAACTGCGGCAACCTGACCCAGTTCCAGACGACCTTCAGCAAGGTCTACACGCCCCCCGGCATCTCCTCCATCGCCCGCGACGACACCCAGCCGAAGAAGCCGAAGTTCACCGTGCAGTGCAACGACTTCGACGGCGTGCACCACGTGGAGATGCGGGAGAACGGCGCGGTCCTGCAGTCGGACAGCACGCCGCCCTACGAGTTCGTGGTGGACACCACCACGCGGGCGGACAGGGACTACTCGATGCTGTTCCAGTGCTTCGACGTCTACGGGGCCTGGAGCCCACCGGAGTCCCGGACAGTGACCGCCGACAACACCGCGCCCGTCATCCAGGGCTTCACCATGTACGGCTCCGGCCACTCGTACCAGGTGGCCGTCTCCACCATCAGCGACCCTCGGGGGCTGAAGACTGTCGTCCTCCGGGGAGGGCTCGGCATCGACCCCACGTTCAGGACCACGCTGACGCAGCCCCCCTGGTTCTACAACCTCCTCTTCGCCGCGAGCCTGGACCTGAACACGAGCTACGCGGTCTGGGTCGATGCCACGGACAAGTGGGGCAACCTGCGGACCGACATGTACTTCTGTCCCCTGGACACGGACACCACCCAGAATGCGTACCTGCCTTGCACGCTCTACAGCTCCCAGACCCAGAGCTCCCAGCTCCAGGCCTACGTTCCGTTGAGCTGGGGTGGGTGA
- the ureA gene encoding urease subunit gamma: protein MHLSPRDVDKLLLHQAGFLAQKRLARGVRLNYPEAVALIATQLLEFIRDGRGVAELMDLGRRLLGRAQVMEGVPELLAEVQVEGTFPDGSKLVTVHHPVVAEHGDLELALYGSFLPVPPRERFSVPAPTQEGPPGEVRVLPGELVLNDGRDAISLRVTHKGDRPIQVGSHYPFFETNRALVFDRAKAYGRRLDIPAGTAVRFEPGETKTVPLVSIAGDAVVRGGNALGSGKVSPEGRERAMDAVRAQGFGHQEEGS from the coding sequence GTGCACCTCTCCCCAAGAGACGTCGACAAGCTGCTGCTGCACCAGGCCGGCTTCCTCGCGCAGAAGCGCCTCGCGCGAGGCGTCCGGCTCAACTACCCGGAGGCGGTGGCGCTCATCGCCACGCAGTTGCTGGAGTTCATCCGTGACGGCCGGGGCGTGGCCGAGCTGATGGACCTGGGCCGCCGCCTCCTGGGCCGCGCGCAGGTGATGGAGGGCGTGCCGGAGCTGCTGGCGGAGGTGCAGGTGGAGGGCACCTTCCCGGACGGCTCCAAGCTGGTGACGGTGCACCACCCCGTCGTCGCCGAGCACGGCGATTTGGAGTTGGCCCTCTACGGCAGCTTCCTGCCGGTGCCCCCGCGCGAGCGCTTCAGCGTGCCCGCGCCCACGCAGGAGGGCCCGCCCGGCGAGGTACGCGTGCTCCCCGGCGAGCTGGTCCTCAACGACGGGCGCGACGCCATCTCCCTGCGCGTGACGCACAAGGGAGACCGGCCCATCCAGGTGGGCAGCCACTACCCCTTCTTCGAGACGAACCGTGCGCTCGTCTTCGACCGGGCGAAGGCCTACGGCCGGCGCCTGGACATCCCCGCGGGCACGGCGGTGCGCTTCGAGCCGGGGGAAACGAAGACGGTGCCGCTCGTCTCCATCGCCGGGGACGCGGTGGTGCGCGGCGGCAACGCGCTGGGCAGCGGGAAGGTGTCACCCGAGGGCCGCGAGCGCGCCATGGACGCGGTGCGCGCGCAGGGCTTCGGTCACCAGGAGGAGGGCTCATGA
- the ureC gene encoding urease subunit alpha produces the protein MSRKMDRRHYADMFGPTTGDRVRLGDTGLWAEVERDATVYGDECKFGGGKVLREGMGQQAGVGDDRALDCVITNALILDWTGIYKADIGIKHGRIAGIGKAGNPDVMAGVTPGMVVGVTTEAIAGEGLIVTAGGLDTHIHFICPQQADEALASGITTWVGGGTGPATGTKATTCTPGAWNLQRMLQATDTIPLNIGLTGKGNTSLPEGLVDQIRAGAIGLKLHEDWGTTPAAIDTCLSVAEGEDVQVTIHTDTLNESGYVDDSLAAFKGRTIHTYHSEGAGGGHAPDIIRVCGAPNVLPSSTNPTRPYTVNTLDEHLDMLMVCHHLDREIPEDVAFAESRIRGETIAAEDILHDLGAISMMSSDSQAMGRVGEVICRTWQTAHKMREQRGRLRDERGDNDNLRIRRYVAKYTINPAIAHGLAHEVGSVEPGKLADLVLWRPAFFGLKPELVLKGGFIAWGQMGDANASIPTPQPYLMRPMFGARGRALGATSLAFVSARALAEGTTRELGLTKRLSAVSRCRGLGKRDMKLNDALPILTVDPETYEVRADGELLRCEPARILPLAQLYSLF, from the coding sequence ATGAGCCGGAAGATGGACCGCCGCCACTACGCGGACATGTTCGGCCCCACCACGGGAGACCGGGTGCGGCTGGGCGACACGGGGCTGTGGGCCGAGGTGGAGCGCGACGCCACCGTCTACGGCGACGAGTGCAAGTTCGGCGGCGGCAAGGTGCTGCGCGAGGGCATGGGCCAGCAGGCCGGCGTCGGCGACGACAGGGCGCTCGACTGCGTCATCACCAACGCGCTCATCCTCGACTGGACGGGCATCTACAAGGCGGACATCGGAATCAAGCACGGCCGCATCGCCGGCATCGGCAAGGCGGGCAACCCGGACGTCATGGCCGGCGTCACGCCGGGCATGGTGGTGGGCGTCACCACCGAGGCCATTGCCGGCGAGGGCCTCATCGTCACCGCGGGCGGGCTGGACACGCACATCCACTTCATCTGCCCGCAGCAGGCGGACGAGGCGCTGGCCAGCGGAATCACCACGTGGGTAGGCGGCGGCACCGGCCCCGCCACCGGCACCAAGGCCACCACCTGCACGCCCGGCGCTTGGAACCTCCAGCGGATGCTCCAGGCCACGGACACCATTCCGCTCAACATCGGCCTCACCGGCAAGGGCAACACGTCCCTGCCCGAGGGGCTCGTGGACCAGATTCGCGCGGGCGCCATCGGCCTGAAGCTGCACGAGGACTGGGGCACCACGCCGGCCGCCATCGACACCTGCCTCTCCGTGGCGGAGGGCGAGGACGTCCAGGTCACCATCCACACGGACACGCTGAACGAGTCCGGCTACGTGGACGACTCGCTGGCCGCGTTCAAGGGCCGCACCATCCACACCTACCACTCCGAGGGCGCGGGAGGCGGACACGCCCCGGACATCATCCGCGTGTGCGGCGCGCCCAACGTGCTGCCCAGCTCCACCAACCCCACGCGCCCATACACGGTGAACACGCTGGATGAGCACCTGGACATGCTCATGGTGTGTCACCACCTGGACCGCGAGATTCCCGAGGACGTCGCCTTCGCGGAGAGCCGCATCCGCGGGGAGACCATCGCCGCGGAGGACATCCTCCATGACCTGGGCGCCATCAGCATGATGTCGTCCGACAGCCAGGCCATGGGGCGCGTGGGCGAGGTCATCTGCCGCACGTGGCAGACGGCCCACAAGATGCGCGAGCAGCGCGGCCGGCTGCGCGACGAGCGCGGCGACAACGACAACCTCCGCATCCGCCGCTACGTGGCGAAGTACACCATCAACCCCGCCATCGCCCATGGGCTGGCGCACGAGGTGGGCTCCGTCGAGCCAGGGAAGCTCGCGGACCTGGTGCTGTGGCGGCCGGCCTTCTTCGGCCTCAAGCCCGAATTGGTGCTCAAGGGCGGCTTCATCGCCTGGGGGCAGATGGGTGACGCCAACGCGTCCATTCCCACGCCGCAGCCGTACCTCATGCGACCCATGTTCGGTGCGCGCGGCCGGGCGCTCGGGGCCACGAGCCTCGCCTTCGTCTCCGCCCGCGCGCTGGCGGAAGGCACCACGCGAGAGTTGGGGCTCACCAAGCGCCTGTCCGCGGTGAGCCGCTGCCGGGGCCTGGGCAAGCGGGACATGAAGCTCAACGACGCCCTGCCCATCCTCACCGTGGACCCGGAGACGTACGAGGTGCGCGCGGACGGCGAGCTGCTGCGCTGCGAGCCCGCCCGCATCCTCCCCCTGGCCCAGCTCTACTCGCTGTTCTGA
- a CDS encoding urease accessory protein UreF, with protein sequence MGASWRVLQLADSGFPTGGFAHSAGLEAAVQQGEVRGAPELRRFVRELLWQAGHGGLPLLGAAHHEPTTLPALDARADAFLTSHVANRASRTQGRALLDTCARIFPGPVAPLREAARADKLCFHHAPLFGAVLRALDVALPDAQALYLSLTLRGTLSAAVRLGIVGTHESHQLQHQATPLLDAVLEQCAGLGVDALAQPSPLLDLLGSTHDRLYSRLFLS encoded by the coding sequence ATGGGCGCGTCGTGGAGGGTGTTGCAGCTGGCGGACTCGGGCTTTCCCACCGGGGGCTTCGCGCACTCGGCGGGGCTGGAGGCCGCCGTGCAGCAGGGCGAGGTGCGCGGGGCTCCGGAGCTGCGGCGCTTCGTGCGCGAGCTGCTCTGGCAGGCGGGGCATGGCGGGCTGCCGCTGCTCGGTGCCGCGCACCACGAGCCCACCACCCTGCCCGCGCTGGACGCGCGCGCGGACGCCTTCCTCACCAGCCACGTGGCCAACCGCGCCAGCCGCACGCAGGGCCGGGCCCTGCTGGACACCTGCGCGCGCATCTTCCCCGGGCCGGTGGCGCCGCTGCGCGAGGCCGCTCGCGCGGACAAGCTGTGCTTCCACCATGCGCCCCTCTTCGGCGCGGTGCTGCGCGCGCTGGACGTGGCGCTGCCGGACGCGCAGGCGCTCTACCTGTCCCTGACGCTGCGGGGCACGCTGTCCGCGGCGGTGCGGCTGGGCATCGTCGGCACGCACGAGTCGCACCAACTCCAGCATCAGGCCACGCCGCTGCTGGACGCCGTCCTGGAGCAGTGCGCCGGGCTGGGCGTGGACGCCCTGGCGCAGCCCTCTCCCCTGTTGGATCTGCTCGGGTCCACGCACGACCGGCTCTATTCGAGGCTCTTCCTGTCCTGA
- the ureG gene encoding urease accessory protein UreG has translation MHDDHRGHGHDDDHDHEHEEWDHPGHFDEREEPKKRDYKARAFTIGIGGPVGSGKTALVLALCRKLRDRVRLGVVTNDIFTKEDAEFLVRNQALSPERIKAVETGGCPHAAIREDISHNLMALEQLMEELSPELLIVESGGDNLAAQYSRELADYTVYVIDVAGGDKVPRKGGPGITQSDLLVINKTDLAPHVGADLGVMERDAKKMRGNGPFVFTQVTKGVGLDEVVEHLLGAWRQRTA, from the coding sequence ATGCACGACGACCACCGCGGCCACGGCCACGACGACGACCATGACCACGAGCACGAGGAGTGGGACCACCCGGGCCACTTCGACGAGCGCGAGGAGCCGAAGAAGCGCGACTACAAGGCCCGCGCCTTCACCATCGGCATCGGCGGGCCCGTGGGCAGCGGGAAGACGGCGCTGGTGCTGGCCCTGTGCCGCAAGCTGCGCGACCGCGTCCGCCTGGGCGTCGTCACCAACGACATCTTCACCAAGGAGGACGCCGAGTTCCTCGTCCGCAACCAGGCCCTGTCCCCCGAGCGAATCAAGGCGGTGGAGACGGGCGGCTGCCCCCACGCGGCCATCCGCGAGGACATCAGCCACAACCTGATGGCGCTGGAGCAGCTCATGGAGGAGCTGTCGCCGGAGCTGCTCATCGTGGAGAGCGGCGGCGACAACCTCGCGGCGCAGTACAGCCGCGAGCTGGCGGACTACACCGTCTACGTCATCGACGTGGCCGGCGGGGACAAGGTGCCGCGCAAGGGCGGCCCCGGGATTACGCAGTCCGACCTGCTGGTCATCAACAAGACGGACCTGGCGCCACACGTGGGCGCGGACCTGGGCGTCATGGAGCGCGACGCGAAGAAGATGCGCGGCAACGGGCCCTTCGTCTTCACCCAGGTGA